One Temnothorax longispinosus isolate EJ_2023e chromosome 8, Tlon_JGU_v1, whole genome shotgun sequence genomic region harbors:
- the LOC139817534 gene encoding alkaline phosphatase 4-like isoform X2, with amino-acid sequence MKHYILLLCIVAALRDSEAIRKGSTDYEDMSFWLKSGQETLHRILSEQKNENRAKNVIIFIGDGMGLSTITSGRIYIGQLNGQSGEEYQLAFEKFSNTGLAKTYNVDKQVPDSAGTATAIFSGVKTKYRLIGLDARAENSKCDKKINALSKVTTVADWAQQSGMDTGFVTTTRITHATPAGLYAHINHRDWESDSDVPKDQQSCVKDIARQLIEDEPGSQFKVILGGGAQQMGLKLNTNDLSRSDGRNLVDKWQASHPKGRAVTNMQDLMSIDIANTSHIFGVFSPGHMPYHAVKTDEIPSLANMTTQAIRLLKKNKNGFLLMVESGKIDLAHHGNWAKLALRELYELDEAVKVALRLLNMEETLIIVTADHSHSFTLNGYPERGNDILGFASKSSSREAYETLSYANGPGFYYHRRNDSNNVNETWRKVEEDQTRDEPFYRHFAAKYLKDETHGGEDVGVYATGPYSHLFRGTFEQNYIAHAVAYAACFKDWPSHCDSAYRRYFYDVNMAPPNSKKNSAGQNTQ; translated from the exons ATGAAGCACTACATTCTATTACTTTGCATCGTGGCAGCTCTTCGAGATTCCGAAGCGATACGTAAAGGATCCACGGATTATGAAG ATATGTCCTTCTGGCTGAAGTCCGGCCAAGAAACCCTGCACAGAATCCTGTCGGAGCAGAAAAACGAGAATCGTGCCAAAAACGTGATCATCTTCATCGGGGACGGTATGGGCCTGTCCACCATTACGTCCGGTCGAATCTATATAGGTCAGCTCAATGGCCAAAGCGGTGAAGAATACCAACTCGCGTTCGAGAAATTCTCCAACACCGGCCTCGCCAAG ACTTACAACGTAGACAAGCAAGTACCGGATTCGGCGGGGACGgcaactgctatattttctggCGTGAAAACCAAATACAGGCTTATTGGACTGGATGCCAGAGCCGAAAATAGCAAATGTGATAAGAAAATCAACGCATTAAGCAAAGTCACCACGGTAGCTGATTGGGCGCAGCAATCCGGCATGGATACTG GATTTGTTACCACTACTCGCATCACCCATGCCACTCCGGCGGGACTTTACGCGCACATTAATCATCGAGATTGGGAATCCGATAGTGACGTACCGAAGGATCAACAATCATGCGTTAAAGACATCGCAAGACAACTCATTGAGGATGAACCAGGAAGTCAGTTTAAG gttATCTTGGGTGGCGGAGCACAACAAATGGGCTTGAAATTGAATACGAATGATTTATCGCGATCTGATGGCAGAAACTTAGTAGACAAATGGCAAGCGAGTCATCCCAAAGGAAGAGCCGTCACCAACATGCAGGACCTCATGTCCATCGATATAGCTAACACATCGCACATCTTTGGTGTTTTCTCACCTGGTCACATGCCCTACCACGCCGTGAAGACTGACGAGATACCCTCGCTAGCAAACATGACGACGCAAGCCATACGATTGCTGAAGAAGAACAAAAATGGATTTCTGCTAATG GTCGAGAGTGGCAAAATCGATTTAGCCCACCACGGCAATTGGGCGAAATTGGCACTGCGCGAGTTGTACGAACTCGACGAGGCAGTTAAGGTGGCTCTACGGCTGTTAAATATGGAAGAAACGTTAATCATCGTCACAGCCGATCACTCGCATTCGTTCACACTGAACGGATATCCCGAGAGAGGCAACGATATCCTCGGTTTCGCCAGCAAATCATCTAGCAGGGAAGCCTACGAAACGCTATCCTACGCTAACGGTCCAGGATTCTACTACCATCGAAGAAACGACAGCAACAACGTCAACGAGACCTGGAGAAAAGTCGAGGAAGATCAGACTCGCGACGAACCCTTCTACAGGCACTTTGCTGCCAAATACCTCAAGGACGAGACTCACGGCGGAGAAGATGTCGGGGTTTATGCTACcg GCCCTTATTCGCACCTGTTCCGAGGTACTTTTGAGCAAAATTACATTGCTCACGCCGTAGCGTATGCGGCATGCTTTAAAGACTGGCCGTCTCATTGTGACAGCGCTTATCGTCGTTACTTTTACGACGTCAATATGGCACCACCAAACTCTAAGAAAAATTCAGCCGGACAAAACACG
- the LOC139817534 gene encoding alkaline phosphatase 4-like isoform X1 produces MKHYILLLCIVAALRDSEAIRKGSTDYEDMSFWLKSGQETLHRILSEQKNENRAKNVIIFIGDGMGLSTITSGRIYIGQLNGQSGEEYQLAFEKFSNTGLAKTYNVDKQVPDSAGTATAIFSGVKTKYRLIGLDARAENSKCDKKINALSKVTTVADWAQQSGMDTGFVTTTRITHATPAGLYAHINHRDWESDSDVPKDQQSCVKDIARQLIEDEPGSQFKVILGGGAQQMGLKLNTNDLSRSDGRNLVDKWQASHPKGRAVTNMQDLMSIDIANTSHIFGVFSPGHMPYHAVKTDEIPSLANMTTQAIRLLKKNKNGFLLMVESGKIDLAHHGNWAKLALRELYELDEAVKVALRLLNMEETLIIVTADHSHSFTLNGYPERGNDILGFASKSSSREAYETLSYANGPGFYYHRRNDSNNVNETWRKVEEDQTRDEPFYRHFAAKYLKDETHGGEDVGVYATGPYSHLFRGTFEQNYIAHAVAYAACFKDWPSHCDSAYRRYFYDVNMAPPNSKKNSAGQNTVSFAIIITFLFTAIFVQL; encoded by the exons ATGAAGCACTACATTCTATTACTTTGCATCGTGGCAGCTCTTCGAGATTCCGAAGCGATACGTAAAGGATCCACGGATTATGAAG ATATGTCCTTCTGGCTGAAGTCCGGCCAAGAAACCCTGCACAGAATCCTGTCGGAGCAGAAAAACGAGAATCGTGCCAAAAACGTGATCATCTTCATCGGGGACGGTATGGGCCTGTCCACCATTACGTCCGGTCGAATCTATATAGGTCAGCTCAATGGCCAAAGCGGTGAAGAATACCAACTCGCGTTCGAGAAATTCTCCAACACCGGCCTCGCCAAG ACTTACAACGTAGACAAGCAAGTACCGGATTCGGCGGGGACGgcaactgctatattttctggCGTGAAAACCAAATACAGGCTTATTGGACTGGATGCCAGAGCCGAAAATAGCAAATGTGATAAGAAAATCAACGCATTAAGCAAAGTCACCACGGTAGCTGATTGGGCGCAGCAATCCGGCATGGATACTG GATTTGTTACCACTACTCGCATCACCCATGCCACTCCGGCGGGACTTTACGCGCACATTAATCATCGAGATTGGGAATCCGATAGTGACGTACCGAAGGATCAACAATCATGCGTTAAAGACATCGCAAGACAACTCATTGAGGATGAACCAGGAAGTCAGTTTAAG gttATCTTGGGTGGCGGAGCACAACAAATGGGCTTGAAATTGAATACGAATGATTTATCGCGATCTGATGGCAGAAACTTAGTAGACAAATGGCAAGCGAGTCATCCCAAAGGAAGAGCCGTCACCAACATGCAGGACCTCATGTCCATCGATATAGCTAACACATCGCACATCTTTGGTGTTTTCTCACCTGGTCACATGCCCTACCACGCCGTGAAGACTGACGAGATACCCTCGCTAGCAAACATGACGACGCAAGCCATACGATTGCTGAAGAAGAACAAAAATGGATTTCTGCTAATG GTCGAGAGTGGCAAAATCGATTTAGCCCACCACGGCAATTGGGCGAAATTGGCACTGCGCGAGTTGTACGAACTCGACGAGGCAGTTAAGGTGGCTCTACGGCTGTTAAATATGGAAGAAACGTTAATCATCGTCACAGCCGATCACTCGCATTCGTTCACACTGAACGGATATCCCGAGAGAGGCAACGATATCCTCGGTTTCGCCAGCAAATCATCTAGCAGGGAAGCCTACGAAACGCTATCCTACGCTAACGGTCCAGGATTCTACTACCATCGAAGAAACGACAGCAACAACGTCAACGAGACCTGGAGAAAAGTCGAGGAAGATCAGACTCGCGACGAACCCTTCTACAGGCACTTTGCTGCCAAATACCTCAAGGACGAGACTCACGGCGGAGAAGATGTCGGGGTTTATGCTACcg GCCCTTATTCGCACCTGTTCCGAGGTACTTTTGAGCAAAATTACATTGCTCACGCCGTAGCGTATGCGGCATGCTTTAAAGACTGGCCGTCTCATTGTGACAGCGCTTATCGTCGTTACTTTTACGACGTCAATATGGCACCACCAAACTCTAAGAAAAATTCAGCCGGACAAAACACGGTATCGTTtgcgataataataactttccTGTTTACGGCGATCTTTGTACAACTGTGA